CCGTCATCAGTCCGAGCGCCGTGAGGTGGTAGCCGCCGATACGCGCGGCGGCCGTGGCATCGAGCACGTCGGCGCGGTGGCGCAGGCGCAGCGTCAGCCGTCCGCCCCGGTCGGACCAGCGCACCTGGAGGGCGCCGTCGTCGGCGTGGCTCTCGTCGGCTCCGAGGGGACCGAACACGACCTCGTACGGCGGCCGGGTCGCGTCCAGTTCGCGCCGCAGCTTCTCCACCGGGAACTCCCGGTGCGCCAGTACCTCCGCCTCGGCGTGCGCGGCGGCGGCCAGCAGGGCGTGCCAGGATCCCGGCGGTACGGTCACCCGGCACGGCAGCGGCTCGCCGCGCACGCCGGTGGTGTAGCCGGTGACCACGTCCGGCTCACCGGACAGCACGGCCAGCACCTTCAGGTGTGCGGCCAGCATCAGCACGCTGACCGGCGTTCCCCGGCGCCGGACCAGTTCCCGCACCGCCTGCGTCACCTCGGCCGGCACGGGCATCTCGTGCTCGGCGGCTCCCGCGGCCGGCTCCCGGGCCCAGCGGGGCACCGTGGTGACACCGCCGGCGGTCAGTACCCGGCTCCAGAACTCCCGGTCCGCTTCCACGCACGTCTCCATCGAATGGCCTTCCTCAGCTCACGGTCGCCGTGGCGGCGTCGGCGGCCGGCGTCGCCCGGCCGGGTCCGCGGGTCCGGCTGCCGCCCTCCGGCAGGTCCACCGCGGGATTGCCGCCCCACGTCGCGTTCGGGGGGACCTCCTCGCCCTTCATGAGGAAGGAGTCGGGGGCCAGCACCGAGCCGTCGCCCATGGTCACGCCGTAGTGCACATGGGCGCCGACGCCGAGCGTGCAGCCGGTGCCGAGCGTGGTCCGGTCGGACTTGAAGGTGCCGTCCTCCTGCGAGTGGCACTGGATCTTGCTGCCGGCGTTGAGCGTGCACGCGTCGCCGATGGCGGTGAGGGTCCGCTCGGTCAGATAGCAGCCGTCGTCGAACACCCCGCGGCCGATGCGCACGCCCAGCAGCCGCCAGACCAGGCTCTTGAAGGGAGTTCCGTTGTAGACCTCGAGGAACTGGGTCGGCACCTTCCACAGCCGCTCGTGCCACCAGAAGTACGGGTCGTAGATGGAGCACAGCCGGGGGCGCAGCGGACGGAACGCGGTGATGCAGCGCTCCACCAGCACGAAGTACGCGGTGGAGAAGGCGAGCGTGATCGCCAGGTACCCGGCGATCACCACGTGTCCGGCCAAGCCGTACAGGTCCACGGAGGCGAGGCCCAGCAGGGTGAGCGCGAAGGTGTGCAGCCATCGCACGAGCAGCATCAGCAGCATCGAGTGGAGGTTGTAGCGGTTCTTGGCGGCGAGCCGGCGGCGGAACGCGTCACCCGTGCGGAGGTGGTCGAACCGCGCGTCGCGCTCCACCGAGCGGGGGATCTCGAAGCACGGTGAGCCGAGGAGCCCGACGCCTTCCCGGACTTCGCCGTCGAGGGGGATCATCACCTTCGTCGCGAGCAGGCAGTTGTCGCCCGTCCGGCCGCCCGCCGGGTAGGCGATGTTGTTGCCCAGGAAGTTGCGCGGGCCGATCGACACCCTGGACAGCCGGAAGGACGTGCTGGAGTAGTCCGCGTTGAGGACGGAGAGGCCGTCGGCGACCATCGTCCCGCTGCCGACGGACACCAGCAGCGGCGTCTCGTGCTGCACTTCGGTGCCGAAGTTCGATCCGGTCTGCTCCACCCGCGAGAGGTCGTATCCGATGCCGCGCAGGTACGGCACGATGTACGAGCTGTCCCCGAAGAGCCAGGCGAAGAACTTGACGTTGGTCATGCGGGCCGTGGCCCGGTGCAGCGCGTAGTGGAGTCCGTAGAGCGGATAGACCTTGCCGGGGCGGACGACCAGGCCCAGCAGACGCGGGACGGTGGCCAGGACCAGCAGGCCCAGAGCGGTGCACCCGAAGAACAGCACGAGGGAGAGCACCAGCGCGTCGGAGAGCAGCTGAGAGCGGGAGAGGACGGCCGTCTGCGGGTCGAGCCGCTCGCCGATCGCCGGCACCTCGGTGAACAGCATGTACGCCCCGCCGACGACCAGGGGGACGTACAGCAGGAAGAGCTGCAGCAGGGTGCCGAGGCCGAACCAGGCCCGGCGCGCGGTGCCGCACCGGGCCGGCGGGACCCTGGCGTAGTCGGTCCGGGTGGGCTCCGCCGGGGATCCGTGCCAGCGCTCGCCGTCCGGGACCGCCTGGCCCCGGTGCAGGGCGGACGCGTGGCCGAGCTGGGCGCCGTCGCCCATCGACGTGTCGATGTCCAGGACGGTCTTCTCGCCGACGAAGACGTCGCGGCCCAGTGTGACCCGTCCGGTCTGGATACGGCCCGCGTGCGCCCGGTAGCCGAGGAAGAACGAGTCCTTGCGGATCACC
This genomic interval from Streptomyces sp. NBC_00557 contains the following:
- a CDS encoding Pls/PosA family non-ribosomal peptide synthetase, with amino-acid sequence MAEQSSEVLAEPDEPAAAMSPAETETRLAQVLAGLLGAETVPVDSHFFTDLGANSLVMAQFCARIRKRADLPSPSMRDIYRHPTIRSLAAALEHTAPPAPARLPSSEPEPVPLPKPAGNRRTHLLCGTVQLLAFLCYSLVSGLVTATGYEWIATGSGVADVYLRSVVFGGVGFVTVCAFPVVAKWLLIGRWRPGEFPVWGLTYLRFWLVKALLHANPMVFLTGTPLYVLYLRALGARVGKGVTILSRTVPVCTDLLTIGAGTVIRKDSFFLGYRAHAGRIQTGRVTLGRDVFVGEKTVLDIDTSMGDGAQLGHASALHRGQAVPDGERWHGSPAEPTRTDYARVPPARCGTARRAWFGLGTLLQLFLLYVPLVVGGAYMLFTEVPAIGERLDPQTAVLSRSQLLSDALVLSLVLFFGCTALGLLVLATVPRLLGLVVRPGKVYPLYGLHYALHRATARMTNVKFFAWLFGDSSYIVPYLRGIGYDLSRVEQTGSNFGTEVQHETPLLVSVGSGTMVADGLSVLNADYSSTSFRLSRVSIGPRNFLGNNIAYPAGGRTGDNCLLATKVMIPLDGEVREGVGLLGSPCFEIPRSVERDARFDHLRTGDAFRRRLAAKNRYNLHSMLLMLLVRWLHTFALTLLGLASVDLYGLAGHVVIAGYLAITLAFSTAYFVLVERCITAFRPLRPRLCSIYDPYFWWHERLWKVPTQFLEVYNGTPFKSLVWRLLGVRIGRGVFDDGCYLTERTLTAIGDACTLNAGSKIQCHSQEDGTFKSDRTTLGTGCTLGVGAHVHYGVTMGDGSVLAPDSFLMKGEEVPPNATWGGNPAVDLPEGGSRTRGPGRATPAADAATATVS